A single genomic interval of Haloterrigena salifodinae harbors:
- a CDS encoding diadenylate cyclase: protein MDDELRIAYETHDGVQKLIDCLHHSLESISLNFDRWDEQYVKGPGMYIAVVTGPTVAAFADPMGRNTWPTDRCRDVCLDLERFYETAREVAMTRDGALVVSVDGVVQHQMVRFTDLLPEELETLDEQRDEYEEWMGSRHMSALDTSRRPNVVSALTLSEETGRVTIFEGGSFETDKRSELGGEWNPETYA from the coding sequence ATGGACGACGAGCTTCGGATCGCCTACGAGACCCACGACGGGGTCCAGAAGCTGATCGACTGTCTCCACCACTCCCTCGAGTCGATCAGCCTGAACTTCGATCGGTGGGACGAGCAGTACGTGAAGGGGCCGGGGATGTACATCGCCGTCGTCACGGGGCCGACAGTCGCGGCCTTCGCGGATCCGATGGGGCGGAACACGTGGCCGACGGACCGCTGTCGCGACGTCTGTCTGGATTTAGAGCGCTTCTACGAGACGGCCCGCGAGGTCGCGATGACGCGGGACGGCGCTCTCGTCGTCAGCGTCGACGGCGTCGTCCAGCACCAGATGGTTCGCTTTACCGATCTGCTGCCCGAGGAACTCGAGACCCTCGACGAGCAGAGAGACGAGTACGAGGAGTGGATGGGATCGCGCCACATGAGCGCGCTGGACACCTCGCGGCGGCCGAACGTGGTCTCGGCGCTGACGCTGAGCGAGGAGACCGGTCGCGTGACGATCTTCGAGGGCGGCTCGTTCGAGACCGACAAGCGGTCGGAACTCGGCGGCGAATGGAATCCGGAGACGTACGCGTGA